The following are encoded in a window of Pirellulaceae bacterium genomic DNA:
- a CDS encoding AAA family ATPase has protein sequence MSNPLESSPVAPTLPEQPLRPELPLRTAPSPQRSDRSVSNDGNNPDNRLEGLLNRINHIASGDVEDDEGLTTIQPELEYSSTGFMPAEPTTFEEAGLTETQIEELIMKFLLARGDAEGRQVAEQIKIPFALVDQLLRRLKHEQMVVYRDQAQINDYRYQLTDMGRERARRYSNDCSYYGAAPVSLRSYVESVKAQSLTSQHPTANDLKRAFADLLINQQMFAKLGPAINSGRGMFLFGFPGNGKTSIAERITKCFGDHVWIPRAIGLEGEIIRVFDPNHHEEIHIESNGGLLAESKADKRWVCIRRPTIIVGGELTMEHLELRQNSTTNINEAPIQMKSNCGTLVIDDFGRQRMRTDELLNRWIVPLEKRYDFLNLPSGKSIQVPFDQLVVFSTNLEPKDLVDDAFLRRIPYKIEVENPSQGEFIELFKIMSPIMGIEYDDQTVRYLIEKHYTSVNRPFRCCQPRDILLQVRNLALYEGEQPEMSEARMDFAVENYFAVM, from the coding sequence ATGTCCAATCCCTTAGAATCCTCCCCAGTCGCCCCCACGCTACCCGAACAACCGCTACGCCCGGAACTGCCCCTCCGCACCGCGCCTTCCCCGCAACGCTCTGATCGATCGGTCAGCAACGACGGCAACAACCCGGATAATCGTTTGGAAGGTCTGCTGAATCGCATCAACCACATTGCCTCGGGTGACGTCGAGGACGATGAAGGGCTCACGACCATCCAACCGGAACTCGAATATTCATCCACCGGCTTCATGCCAGCGGAACCAACAACCTTCGAAGAAGCCGGTTTAACAGAGACCCAAATCGAAGAATTGATCATGAAATTCTTGCTGGCCCGCGGTGATGCAGAGGGTCGTCAAGTGGCGGAACAGATCAAAATCCCGTTCGCACTGGTCGACCAATTACTGCGACGACTCAAGCACGAGCAGATGGTCGTCTATCGCGATCAGGCTCAAATCAACGATTATCGTTACCAGCTGACTGACATGGGACGGGAGCGGGCTCGACGATACAGCAACGACTGCAGCTATTACGGCGCGGCCCCCGTATCGCTTCGTTCCTACGTTGAATCGGTCAAGGCTCAAAGCCTGACGAGTCAACATCCGACCGCCAACGATTTGAAACGCGCCTTCGCAGACCTGCTGATTAACCAACAGATGTTTGCTAAGCTTGGTCCCGCCATTAACTCCGGACGCGGCATGTTTTTGTTTGGATTTCCAGGAAACGGAAAAACGAGCATTGCGGAACGAATCACCAAGTGTTTTGGTGACCACGTCTGGATACCGCGGGCGATTGGACTCGAAGGTGAAATCATTCGTGTCTTTGACCCCAATCATCATGAAGAAATTCATATTGAGTCGAATGGTGGATTACTCGCGGAGTCAAAAGCGGACAAACGCTGGGTCTGTATTCGCCGGCCAACAATTATCGTTGGCGGTGAACTGACCATGGAGCATTTGGAATTGCGGCAGAATTCAACGACCAACATCAATGAAGCGCCCATTCAGATGAAGAGCAATTGCGGCACCCTGGTCATCGATGACTTTGGTCGCCAACGGATGCGAACCGACGAATTGCTCAACCGATGGATTGTTCCTCTCGAAAAGAGATACGACTTCCTCAACCTTCCATCGGGCAAATCCATTCAAGTGCCCTTCGATCAACTGGTCGTCTTCTCAACCAACCTTGAGCCCAAAGATTTAGTCGACGACGCCTTTCTGCGTCGAATCCCCTACAAGATTGAAGTGGAAAATCCGTCTCAAGGCGAGTTCATCGAACTCTTCAAAATCATGTCACCGATTATGGGGATCGAGTACGACGATCAGACGGTGCGCTATTTGATCGAGAAACATTACACGTCGGTTAACCGCCCGTTTCGCTGTTGCCAGCCTCGTGACATTCTGTTGCAGGTCAGAAATCTAGCGTTGTACGAGGGTGAACAGCCCGAGATGTCGGAAGCCCGCATGGACTTTGCCGTCGAAAACTATTTTGCCGTCATGTAG
- a CDS encoding SLC13 family permease, which translates to MPIILANRIEPTSLGVTLFFAVLLVGLITCLALEEKIHAKKSIIAGVFAIVCLLAGSFFEILPFQAVVVGSHHLISHSEVAGEYLVEDGEGGTDDQTAQEIRITPLQDERSSATHSEHPIYVDGHQIHMPVYIPGIDWGVIAIIMGSSLFVDVTSRSGLFTWIAIRVTKASGGDPLKLLASYGVMTVIFSAVLNNVTAMIIVGSLTAVSLEKLNRRQQLLAFLFLEGLLTNIGGLLTLISSVPNIIVGTAANIDFATFFIKSSPFVAVTTAVTIWMGAKLFGIHSLKTVDERESALRTVADFDENDGIQSRGFFYFAAVMLALFIVTIATTSILPYIDDLQMGFVALSFAGIMLLRFKSEVDKFYRALDWDLLGFFMALFVVINVMEHAGVLDLIGLGLAKVIELGDQIGTGAILVCAALFSSVTDNIPLAAMLAKILKGLGTPDSSPLWWAVIFGANLGGNITPIGSASTLVAVTIMHKHGLTVSFAKFVKIALPFAALQIALATIYVLAILS; encoded by the coding sequence ATGCCCATAATCCTCGCAAATCGTATCGAGCCAACGTCGCTTGGTGTCACGCTTTTTTTTGCGGTCTTGCTTGTTGGATTGATTACGTGCTTGGCGTTGGAAGAGAAAATTCACGCCAAGAAATCGATCATCGCCGGTGTGTTTGCGATCGTTTGTTTACTGGCAGGTTCGTTTTTCGAGATTCTTCCATTTCAGGCGGTCGTGGTGGGCAGTCATCACCTGATCTCGCACAGTGAGGTTGCGGGGGAATACCTTGTCGAAGACGGCGAGGGGGGAACGGACGACCAAACAGCACAAGAGATTCGCATCACTCCTCTTCAGGACGAACGTTCATCGGCGACACACAGCGAACACCCAATCTATGTAGATGGACACCAAATCCACATGCCGGTCTACATCCCTGGCATCGACTGGGGCGTGATTGCGATCATCATGGGCTCAAGTTTGTTCGTTGACGTGACAAGCCGTTCAGGTCTGTTCACCTGGATTGCCATTCGAGTCACAAAAGCATCGGGCGGCGACCCCTTAAAACTATTGGCATCTTACGGAGTGATGACCGTCATTTTCTCCGCCGTGCTGAACAACGTGACGGCAATGATCATCGTGGGATCCCTGACGGCGGTCTCACTGGAGAAACTTAATCGACGACAGCAACTGCTCGCATTCCTGTTTCTGGAGGGGCTGCTGACCAACATCGGTGGCTTGCTGACGCTGATCAGCTCGGTCCCGAATATCATCGTCGGCACCGCAGCCAATATTGACTTCGCAACCTTCTTCATCAAATCCTCACCGTTCGTCGCGGTCACGACGGCAGTCACCATCTGGATGGGGGCGAAACTATTTGGCATTCACTCATTAAAGACCGTCGACGAGCGAGAGTCGGCGCTGCGAACGGTGGCAGACTTCGACGAGAATGACGGGATCCAGAGCAGAGGATTCTTTTACTTTGCCGCCGTAATGTTGGCGCTGTTTATTGTGACAATTGCCACAACTTCCATCCTGCCGTATATCGATGATCTGCAGATGGGTTTTGTCGCATTGTCCTTTGCAGGAATCATGCTGCTGCGTTTTAAGTCGGAGGTCGATAAGTTCTATCGAGCCCTCGACTGGGATCTGCTTGGCTTCTTCATGGCGTTGTTTGTCGTCATCAACGTGATGGAGCACGCTGGGGTTCTGGATTTGATCGGGTTAGGTCTTGCCAAAGTCATCGAGCTCGGTGACCAAATTGGTACGGGCGCCATTCTCGTGTGTGCTGCACTTTTCAGTTCCGTGACGGACAACATTCCCCTCGCAGCCATGCTGGCCAAGATTCTGAAGGGCCTGGGGACACCCGACAGCTCGCCGCTTTGGTGGGCCGTCATTTTTGGTGCCAATTTGGGCGGAAACATCACACCGATTGGTTCGGCCTCGACCTTGGTCGCCGTTACCATCATGCACAAGCACGGCTTAACCGTGTCTTTCGCGAAATTTGTGAAAATCGCCCTCCCATTCGCTGCGTTACAAATTGCCTTGGCGACCATCTATGTGTTGGCGATACTTTCCTAA
- the acnA gene encoding aconitate hydratase AcnA: protein MTVNATDPFNARDSFETGNGPAAIYRLSRLEDAGLGEISKLPYSVRILLEAVLRCCDGYVVTQEDVKKLASWQAAAPAKSEIPFLPSRVVLQDFTGVPAVVDLAAMRSAMARMGGDPEKINPLIPVDLVIDHSVQVDRFGTFDSLEANVDLEFQRNRERYEFLRWGQQALNNFRAVPPNIGIVHQVNLEYLAKGVFLREDAQGLVAVPDTLVGTDSHTTMINGLGVVGWGVGGIEAEAVMLGQPLYMLMPEVVGFELTGELAAGATATDLVLTVTEMLRKEGVVGKFVEFYGAGVSRMSLADRATIANMAPEYGATMGFFPVDGETLNYMTRTGRTSQEVQLVERYTKEQGLFRTNDSTVPTFTKTLSLDMGVVEPSLAGPKRPQDRISLASMKESFSESLKAPVNERGFGLSGQDLNRTADVENGKAVPIGHGAVVIAAITSCTNTSNPSVMVAAGLVAKKATERGLTVPSYVKTSLAPGSRVVTDYLDEAGLTNSLQKLGFHTVGYGCTTCIGNSGPLPDAVAKAVTDGELVTSSVLSGNRNFEGRVNPLVKANYLASPPLVVAYALAGRTDIDLTTEPLGQGVDGKDVYLKEIWPTRDEVAEIVDRSVQPEMFSKEYAQAFEGNERWNAISVSGGELYGWQDESTYIQEPPFMLDLTPDSEPIQAIKDARVLALLGDSVTTDHISPAGAIAKESPAGKYLIEKGVDPKNFNSYGSRRGNDRVMLRGTFANIRIRNQLAPGTEGGWTRHLPVGETMAIYDAAMKYKVDRVPLVVLAGREYGTGSSRDWAAKGTFLLGVRAVIATSYERIHRSNLVGMGVLPLEFSDGATWQSLGLTGEETFDVPVDDQLQPRATIEVTATTAEGQTIRFPAIVRIDTPVELDYYRNGGILQAVLRKLLKS, encoded by the coding sequence ATGACTGTGAACGCTACTGATCCCTTTAACGCCCGAGATTCTTTCGAAACCGGTAATGGGCCGGCTGCGATTTATCGGCTTTCTCGTCTCGAAGATGCCGGTTTGGGAGAGATATCGAAGTTGCCATACAGCGTCCGTATCCTTTTGGAAGCTGTCCTGCGCTGTTGTGATGGCTATGTCGTCACCCAAGAGGATGTGAAAAAACTGGCCTCTTGGCAGGCCGCTGCTCCGGCGAAAAGTGAGATTCCATTTTTGCCGTCCCGAGTTGTATTGCAAGACTTTACCGGAGTTCCCGCCGTGGTCGATTTGGCGGCCATGCGCAGTGCCATGGCTCGGATGGGTGGTGATCCCGAAAAGATAAATCCGCTTATTCCAGTCGATCTCGTCATCGATCATTCGGTACAAGTCGACCGATTTGGTACGTTTGATTCGCTCGAAGCAAACGTCGATTTGGAGTTTCAACGAAATCGCGAACGGTACGAGTTTCTCCGTTGGGGGCAGCAAGCGTTGAACAATTTTCGCGCGGTTCCACCCAACATTGGAATCGTTCATCAAGTTAATCTCGAGTATTTGGCAAAGGGAGTTTTTCTGCGTGAGGATGCTCAGGGATTGGTGGCCGTTCCCGATACGCTGGTTGGAACCGATAGCCATACGACTATGATTAATGGCTTAGGCGTGGTCGGTTGGGGCGTGGGAGGAATTGAAGCGGAAGCCGTCATGTTGGGCCAGCCGTTGTACATGCTGATGCCTGAAGTCGTGGGCTTCGAGTTGACGGGCGAATTAGCGGCAGGAGCGACGGCGACCGACCTGGTCCTGACCGTCACGGAAATGCTGCGGAAAGAAGGCGTTGTCGGCAAGTTCGTTGAATTCTACGGTGCGGGGGTTTCCCGAATGTCACTTGCGGATCGGGCCACCATTGCCAATATGGCCCCCGAGTACGGTGCCACCATGGGCTTCTTTCCTGTTGATGGGGAGACACTCAACTACATGACGCGCACCGGACGAACGTCTCAGGAAGTTCAACTGGTCGAGCGGTATACGAAGGAACAAGGTCTGTTCCGAACGAATGATTCTACGGTGCCGACTTTCACTAAAACCCTTTCGCTGGACATGGGAGTCGTCGAACCGTCCCTCGCCGGTCCTAAACGACCTCAGGATCGTATTTCACTTGCTTCGATGAAGGAGTCTTTTTCTGAGAGTTTGAAAGCTCCCGTCAACGAACGGGGATTTGGGTTGTCGGGTCAGGACTTAAATCGGACCGCGGATGTCGAGAATGGTAAAGCGGTGCCGATTGGCCATGGTGCTGTGGTGATTGCAGCGATTACCAGCTGTACCAATACGAGTAATCCATCCGTCATGGTGGCCGCGGGTTTGGTGGCGAAAAAGGCGACCGAGCGGGGGCTCACGGTGCCCAGTTATGTCAAAACAAGTTTGGCACCCGGTTCGCGGGTCGTCACTGACTACCTGGACGAAGCAGGACTTACGAATTCACTGCAAAAACTTGGTTTTCATACCGTCGGCTATGGCTGCACGACTTGTATTGGGAATAGCGGTCCGCTACCGGATGCGGTTGCGAAAGCAGTCACTGATGGAGAGCTCGTGACTTCTTCCGTCTTGAGTGGAAATCGTAACTTCGAAGGTCGCGTCAATCCGCTCGTGAAAGCCAATTATCTCGCCAGCCCGCCACTGGTTGTCGCCTATGCACTGGCGGGGCGAACCGATATTGATTTGACGACGGAGCCTCTCGGGCAGGGTGTGGATGGAAAAGATGTCTATTTAAAGGAGATCTGGCCGACTCGAGACGAAGTTGCCGAGATCGTTGATCGTTCGGTCCAACCTGAAATGTTCTCGAAAGAATATGCTCAAGCTTTTGAGGGTAACGAGCGTTGGAATGCAATTTCGGTAAGTGGTGGTGAGCTTTATGGATGGCAAGACGAGAGTACTTACATCCAAGAGCCTCCGTTCATGCTTGACTTAACTCCCGACTCGGAGCCCATTCAAGCGATCAAGGATGCCCGAGTGTTGGCCCTGCTTGGCGACTCGGTGACGACCGACCACATTTCGCCTGCAGGAGCGATCGCCAAAGAGAGTCCCGCTGGCAAGTATTTGATTGAAAAGGGCGTTGATCCTAAGAACTTCAACAGCTACGGATCGCGACGCGGAAACGATCGTGTGATGTTGCGAGGCACATTCGCAAACATTCGAATTCGAAATCAGCTCGCGCCTGGAACTGAGGGCGGCTGGACTCGACATCTGCCTGTCGGTGAAACCATGGCGATTTACGATGCGGCCATGAAATATAAGGTGGACAGGGTTCCCTTGGTGGTGCTGGCTGGGCGAGAGTACGGTACTGGCAGTAGCCGGGATTGGGCCGCAAAGGGGACATTTTTGCTCGGAGTCCGCGCGGTGATTGCGACCAGTTATGAACGGATTCATCGCAGTAATCTGGTTGGTATGGGGGTGCTGCCATTAGAGTTTTCTGACGGCGCGACTTGGCAGTCTCTCGGATTGACGGGCGAAGAAACTTTTGACGTCCCGGTGGATGACCAACTCCAGCCACGTGCAACGATTGAGGTAACGGCGACGACCGCCGAGGGGCAAACCATCCGCTTTCCCGCGATCGTGAGAATCGATACTCCGGTTGAGTTGGATTACTATCGAAACGGTGGAATCCTTCAGGCGGTGCTGCGAAAACTGTTAAAATCCTAA
- a CDS encoding UTP--glucose-1-phosphate uridylyltransferase gives MPVNVAVIPVAGRGTRLIPLTKSQPKEMLPLGRCPTVQHVVQELANSGVREMLFVTGPGKTAIENHFDIDLEMVRHLRNSGKEDLLAELDFEREKIDYFYTRQRRQLGLGHAVMCARPFVGQRPFLIALGDSLLGLNSRSDVCRRMIDHFDREGADAVIAFQKVPHEEVVKYGIAQPRGEAGDVFELSDLIEKPSVDQAPSNLAVAARYICRPSVFDYLSRTAPGKGGEIQLTDALRMIIKEGGRILGVQLAPGEKRYDVGNFESYYQAFIEAALADSQYGPSVAQHIRKILSEYAED, from the coding sequence ATGCCAGTTAATGTCGCTGTGATTCCTGTTGCAGGGCGAGGGACACGCCTAATACCACTGACGAAAAGTCAGCCTAAGGAAATGTTGCCACTTGGACGTTGTCCAACAGTACAGCACGTGGTTCAGGAGCTGGCTAATTCGGGTGTCCGAGAAATGCTGTTCGTGACCGGACCGGGTAAAACGGCCATTGAAAATCATTTCGATATCGATTTGGAGATGGTTCGTCATCTGCGTAATTCAGGGAAAGAAGATCTTCTCGCCGAACTCGATTTTGAACGTGAGAAAATCGACTATTTCTACACCCGGCAACGACGTCAACTTGGGCTTGGGCATGCGGTCATGTGTGCCAGGCCTTTTGTCGGGCAACGGCCGTTTCTGATTGCTCTTGGCGATTCTTTGCTCGGTCTCAATAGTCGCTCGGATGTCTGTCGACGGATGATTGACCATTTCGATCGAGAGGGTGCCGATGCGGTGATTGCCTTCCAAAAGGTGCCCCACGAAGAGGTGGTTAAATACGGGATCGCTCAGCCACGCGGTGAAGCAGGAGATGTTTTCGAGCTGTCGGACTTGATTGAAAAGCCGAGCGTGGATCAGGCGCCAAGCAATTTGGCCGTGGCCGCTCGCTATATTTGCCGTCCGAGTGTCTTTGACTACCTCAGTCGTACCGCGCCGGGTAAGGGAGGCGAAATTCAGCTCACCGATGCGTTGCGGATGATCATCAAAGAAGGCGGGCGAATCCTGGGCGTGCAACTCGCGCCGGGTGAGAAACGATACGATGTGGGTAACTTTGAGTCTTACTATCAAGCGTTTATCGAAGCGGCTTTGGCCGACTCCCAGTACGGGCCCTCTGTGGCCCAACACATCCGGAAAATCCTCTCGGAATATGCGGAGGATTGA
- a CDS encoding pilus assembly protein produces MQSTSHKRQHRRHGATAVEFALAAPILFLVVFATMEFWQINTFRNLASEAAYEAARRSVIPGVTAEEVQGVALEVMSCVGASDTQVDVEPSVITNDTEKVTVTVSVPLDSNGWLITKFFPDNEINRQSTMMRELAKL; encoded by the coding sequence ATGCAATCGACATCCCACAAACGACAGCACAGACGACACGGCGCGACGGCCGTCGAATTCGCCCTCGCTGCACCGATCCTATTCCTGGTTGTTTTTGCCACGATGGAATTCTGGCAGATCAACACATTCCGAAACCTGGCCAGCGAAGCGGCTTATGAGGCCGCTCGCCGCAGCGTGATTCCCGGTGTAACCGCTGAGGAGGTGCAAGGCGTTGCCCTGGAAGTCATGAGCTGTGTGGGGGCTTCCGACACGCAGGTCGATGTAGAACCGAGTGTCATCACGAACGACACAGAAAAGGTCACTGTCACGGTATCGGTCCCACTCGATTCAAACGGCTGGCTGATCACAAAATTCTTCCCAGACAACGAAATCAATCGACAATCGACGATGATGCGGGAACTCGCCAAGCTTTGA